A section of the Mesobacillus jeotgali genome encodes:
- a CDS encoding 1,4-dihydroxy-2-naphthoate polyprenyltransferase — protein sequence MQTQIQPSSSPAVDGASWKVWWQLTRPHTLTAAFAPVLLGTALAIQYSGGGVHWGLFLAMLIASLLIQAATNMFNEYYDFKRGLDNENSVGIGGAIVRHGIKPKTVLNLAFTLYGISVLLGVYICMSTSWWVAAVGVVSLAAGYLYTGGPLPIAYTPFGELVAGFFMGVLIILISFYIQTGTVTATSVMVSFPSFLLVGAILLSNNIRDLDGDKEFGRKTLAILLGRTGAIRLLAGMFIVSYIWVIGLIIAGIVSPWLAIVALSIPKAVKATKGFIGKSDPLQMMPAMAATAKTNTIFGLLLSVGIFISLI from the coding sequence ATGCAAACACAGATTCAGCCTAGTTCTTCACCAGCAGTCGACGGAGCAAGCTGGAAAGTCTGGTGGCAGCTTACAAGACCTCATACATTGACTGCTGCATTTGCACCTGTCCTTCTAGGTACTGCTTTGGCCATACAATACAGCGGCGGCGGCGTTCATTGGGGTTTGTTTCTGGCCATGCTGATCGCAAGCCTGTTGATACAGGCAGCAACAAATATGTTTAACGAATATTACGATTTTAAACGCGGACTAGATAATGAAAATTCTGTGGGGATTGGCGGAGCGATTGTCCGCCATGGTATTAAGCCTAAAACGGTCCTTAACCTGGCTTTCACTCTATATGGAATTTCCGTTTTACTCGGTGTATATATCTGTATGAGCACAAGCTGGTGGGTGGCAGCTGTTGGAGTTGTTTCCCTGGCAGCAGGCTACCTCTACACAGGCGGGCCGCTTCCGATTGCGTACACACCTTTCGGGGAGCTCGTCGCTGGTTTCTTCATGGGTGTCCTGATCATATTGATTTCTTTCTACATCCAGACCGGCACCGTCACAGCGACCAGTGTAATGGTATCATTTCCTAGCTTTTTACTGGTAGGAGCGATCCTGCTTTCTAACAATATTCGCGATCTTGACGGCGACAAAGAGTTTGGCAGAAAAACACTTGCCATCCTGCTTGGAAGAACAGGTGCGATTCGTCTGCTTGCAGGTATGTTCATTGTTTCATACATTTGGGTAATCGGCCTGATTATTGCAGGGATTGTATCTCCATGGCTTGCAATTGTAGCCTTAAGCATTCCAAAGGCTGTCAAGGCAACAAAAGGGTTCATCGGTAAATCAGATCCTTTGCAAATGATGCCGGCCATGGCTGCAACTGCAAAAACCAATACGATTTTCGGCCTGCTTTTATCGGTTGGTATTTTTATCAGTTTAATTTAA